From the genome of Pseudomonas putida:
ATCGAGCTGGCTGAGCGCGGCTTCTCGGTCATCGTGGTGGAAGCCCGCAAGCTGGGCTGGGGCGCCAGCGGACGCAATGGCGGGCAACTGATCCGTGGCGTGGGCCATGGCCTCGAACAATTCCTCCCGGTGATCGGCGAGCAAGGCGTGCGCAGCCTGAAGCTGATGGGCCTCGAGGCCGTGGACATCGTACGCGAGCGCGTCGAGCGCCACGCCATCGCCTGCGACCTGACCTGGGGCTACTGCGACCTGGCCAACAAGCCCGCCGAGCTGCAAGGCTTCGCCGAAGATGCCGAAGAACTGCGCAGCCTGGGCTACCGCCACGACGTACGCCTGGTCGGCCAGGACGACATCCACAGCGTGGTCGGCTCCGACCGCTATGTCGGCGGCCTGATCGACATGGGTTCGGGCCACCTGCACCCCCTCAACCTCGCCCTGGGCGAAGCGGCCGTGGCCAGCCGCCTGGGCGTGAAGCTGTTCGAGCAGTCCGAGGTCACCGGCATCGACTACGGCCCGCAGGTGCAGGTGCACACTGCCCAGGGCCGGGTACGCGCCAAGACCCTGGTGCTGTGCTGCAATGCCTATCTGAACGGCCTCAACCGCGAGCTGGGCGGCAAGGTATTGCCCGCCGGCAGCTACATCATCGCCACCGAGCCGCTCGGCGAAGAACGTGCGCGCCAGTTGCTGCCGCAGAACATGGCGGTGTGCGACCAGCGCGTGGCCCTGGACTACTATCGCCTGTCCGCCGACCACCGGCTGCTGTTCGGCGGCGCCTGCCATTACTCGGGCCGCGACCCGAAGGACATCGCCGGCTACATGCGACCGAAAATGCTCAAGGTATTCCCGCAACTGGCCGACGTGCGCATCGACTACCAGTGGGGCGGCATGATCGGCATTGGCGCCAACCGCTTGCCGCAGGTCGGTCGCCTGGCCAGCCAGCCCAACGTCTATTACGCCCAGGCTTACGCGGGGCACGGGCTCAACGCCACGCACCTGGCCGCACGCTTGCTCGGCGAGGCGATCAGCGGCCAGGAAAGCGGGCGCTTCGACCTGTTCGCGAAAGTGCCGCACATCACCTTCCCCGGCGGCAAGCACCTGCGCTCGCCGCTGCTGGCGCTGGGCATGCTCTGGCACCGGCTCAAGGAACTGGCCTGAAAGCTCACACCCCTCTCCTTGTGGGAGCGGCCTTGTGTCGCGAAAGGGCCGCAAAGCGGCCCCAGCAATTTGTGCATCTACGCTGAAACCCTGGGGCTGCTGCGCAGCCCTTTCGCGACACAAGGCCGCTCCCACAAGCGGACTTGATCAGTCCTTCCAGAAGGGTTTTCGCCCTTCTGTACGGGCCTGCTCCTTGCTCAGGCCGATATCGCACAGCGCGTCATCGCTCAACTCCAACAGCGCCCTGCACATCACCTTCCCCGGCGGCAAGCACCTGCGCTCGCCGCTGCTGGCGCTGGGCATGCTCTGGCACCGGCTCAAGGAACTGGCCTGAAAGCTCACACCCCTCTCCTTGTGGGAGCGACCTTGTGTCGCGAAAGGGCCGCAAAGCGGCCCCAGCAATTTGTGCATCTACGCTGAAACCCTGGGGCTGCTGCGCAGCCCTTTCGCGACACAAGGCCGCTCCCACAAGCGGACTTGATCAGTCCTTCCAGAAGGGTTTTCGCCCTTCTGTACGGGCCTGCTCCTTGCTCAGCCCGATATCGCACAGCGCGTCATCGCTCAACTCCAACAGCGCCCTGCACATCACCTTCCCCGGCGGCAAGCACCTGCGCTCGCCGCTGCTGGCGCTGGGCATGCTCTGGCACCGGCTCAAGGAACTGACCTGAAAGCTCACATCGCTCTCCTTGTGGGAGCGGCCTTGTGTCGCGAAAGGGCCGCAAAGCGGCCCCAGCAATTTGTGCATCTACGCTGAAACCCTGGGGCTGCTGCGCAGCCCTTTCGCGACACAAGGCCGCTCCCACAAGCGGACTTGATCAGTCCTTCCAGAAGGGTTTTCGCCCTTCTGTACGGGCCTGCTCCTTGCTCAGCCCGATATCGCACAGCGCGTCATCGCTCAACTCCAACAGCGCCCTGCGGGTGTGCCAGCGATGCAGCATCAGCCCCCAACGCCCAAGCCCCACCGGCGCGTCGAAGACCTGGTTGTGCTGCTCGGCTTCCAGTTCCCTGGCCAACAATTGCAATCGCACATCGCTCATGCCACCCATCGCTGCTCTCCCATTGCGTAGTTACCGTGGGAGAAAGCATGCCGCCGACAAGTACTACAATACAGATCCACTACCGGAGTAATATTTCCATACAGATCTGACAGCCAGGCAGCTGAATGCCCAATTTTCGGCCTAACTGTACTGGTCCGCGCCACCCTGCCGCCCAGGAGTATGCCGTGACGCTCTACCTCAACCTCGCCGAACTGCTCGGCACCCGCATCGAGCAGGGCCTCTACCGCCCCGGCCAGCGCCTGCCATCGGTACGCGCCCTGAGCGTCGAGCATGGCGTCAGCCTGAGCACGGTGCAGCAGGCCTACCGCATGCTCGAAGACAGCGGCATGGTCTCGCCCCGGCCAAAATCCGGCTACTTCGTCAGTGAAAACCGCCACCTCCCCGCCCTACCCGCCATCAGCCGCCCGGTCCAGCGCCCTGTGGATATCTCCCAGTGGGAACAGGTGCTGGAGCTGGTGCGCAGTACCCCGCGCCAGAACGTGATCCAGCTCGGCCGGGGCATGCCCGACATCGACAGCCCCACCCTCAAGCCGTTGCTGCGCAGCCTCGCCCAACTCAGCCGGCGCCAGGACATGCCCGGCCTGTACTACGACAACATCCACGGTAACCTGGCGCTGCGCGAACAGATCGCCCGGTTGATGCTCGACTCCGGCTGCCGCCTGGGCCCGGCCGATCTGGTGGTGACCACCGGCTGCCACGAAGCGCTGTCGTGCAGCATTCGCGCGGTATGCGAGCCAGGCGATATCGTCGCGGTGGACTCGCCCAGCTTCCACGGCGCCATGCAAACCCTGAAAGGCCTTGGCATGAAAGCCCTGGAGATCCCCACCGACCCGGTCACCGGGATCAGCCTCGAAGCCCTGGAACTGGCGCTCGAACAGTGGCCGATCAAGCTCATCCAGATCACCCCCAGCTGCAACAACCCCCTGGGCTACATCATGCCCGAGGCGCGCAAGAAGGCCCTGCTCAACCTGGCGCAGCGCTACGACGTGGCGATTCTGGAAGACGACGTGTATGGCGACCTGGCCTACACCTACCCTCGCCCGCGCACCCTCAAGTCGTTCGACGACGATGGCCGGGTCCTGCTCTGCAGTTCGTTCTCCAAGACCCTGGCCCCAGGCCTGCGCATCGGCTGGGTCGCCCCCGGACGCTACCTGGAGCGGGTGCTGCACATGAAGTACATCAGCACCGGCAGCACCGCCAGCCAGCCGCAACTGGCCATCGCCGACTTCATCCAGGGCGGCCACTACCAGCCCCACGTACGCCGCATGCGCAGCCAGTACCAGCGCAGCCGCGATC
Proteins encoded in this window:
- a CDS encoding NAD(P)/FAD-dependent oxidoreductase, coding for MTQSAQHAASYYAASSAPHPDHSFLQGEHAADVCIVGGGYSGLNTAIELAERGFSVIVVEARKLGWGASGRNGGQLIRGVGHGLEQFLPVIGEQGVRSLKLMGLEAVDIVRERVERHAIACDLTWGYCDLANKPAELQGFAEDAEELRSLGYRHDVRLVGQDDIHSVVGSDRYVGGLIDMGSGHLHPLNLALGEAAVASRLGVKLFEQSEVTGIDYGPQVQVHTAQGRVRAKTLVLCCNAYLNGLNRELGGKVLPAGSYIIATEPLGEERARQLLPQNMAVCDQRVALDYYRLSADHRLLFGGACHYSGRDPKDIAGYMRPKMLKVFPQLADVRIDYQWGGMIGIGANRLPQVGRLASQPNVYYAQAYAGHGLNATHLAARLLGEAISGQESGRFDLFAKVPHITFPGGKHLRSPLLALGMLWHRLKELA
- a CDS encoding DUF1127 domain-containing protein, which gives rise to MGGMSDVRLQLLARELEAEQHNQVFDAPVGLGRWGLMLHRWHTRRALLELSDDALCDIGLSKEQARTEGRKPFWKD
- a CDS encoding PLP-dependent aminotransferase family protein: MTLYLNLAELLGTRIEQGLYRPGQRLPSVRALSVEHGVSLSTVQQAYRMLEDSGMVSPRPKSGYFVSENRHLPALPAISRPVQRPVDISQWEQVLELVRSTPRQNVIQLGRGMPDIDSPTLKPLLRSLAQLSRRQDMPGLYYDNIHGNLALREQIARLMLDSGCRLGPADLVVTTGCHEALSCSIRAVCEPGDIVAVDSPSFHGAMQTLKGLGMKALEIPTDPVTGISLEALELALEQWPIKLIQITPSCNNPLGYIMPEARKKALLNLAQRYDVAILEDDVYGDLAYTYPRPRTLKSFDDDGRVLLCSSFSKTLAPGLRIGWVAPGRYLERVLHMKYISTGSTASQPQLAIADFIQGGHYQPHVRRMRSQYQRSRDLMSDWVTRYFPAGTRISRPQGGFMLWVELAEHFDTLRLNRALLEQNVQVAVGSIFSASGKFRHCLRMNFAARPTPQIEEAVRKVGETALRLLEQDANQA